The DNA segment ATTGTTTTTCAAGAGCTTATTAACACTGCAGCGCTGCTTGTGGATCGACCACGGCAGACAAAACCACCAAAACACTCATAACCAAGACCATAGACACAATAGCGTCAAAACACATAACAAACTATCATGCTGCTATTTATCCTTATTTTTCGATGTCAACTTTTTAAGGTAAGTTTATCATTTCAATTTTAAATATCATAAAACATATAAGCATTGAAAGAAAACATAAACATATGAACAAAAAGAATATACCTTTCCATAGATATAGTGATACCCACAAACATGTGTCCATTATAAATGGGAATCCAGCCCTTTCCATCGACCCGGACTTTCCCTTCGTCCTGACGCAATTCAACTACATGGAGCATGAAGCATTGAGTGCTCAGGCTCATCGCCACGATTATTATGAGATTCTGTTTATTGAAGAAGGAGAAGGACAGCATATTATTGATTTTGAAGCCTACAACGTTAAAGCGCCATCCTATTTCTTCATCTCAAAAGGACAAGTTCATTTTTGGAAACACATCAAATCATTAAAAGGAAAGGCCTTATTATTTCCTCGGGAATTTTTAATCTCGCCAGCCACAAATGTCCGCACCGAAAGCGATCTATTAAGTTTTGACAGTCTAAACAAAGCACCCCAACTTAGCATTGACGAAAGTGATTTACCCAAACTACAGGAACTACTCAAGTGTATAGAAGAAGAATTTAACATGCAATCGGGACGAAGTCTTTCTGTAATCAGATCCTTCATCCATATACTATTGATTCAACTTTTACGTATTTACAACGAAGAACATATCGAAAACTTACTCGACACCACCCACACCATGGTGCGAAAATTCAGACAGCTGGTTTCAGATCATTTCTTAAACATACGATCAGTTCAGGAATACGCCCATATGATAGGCATCAGTACTTCGCACTTGCGTGATAGCGTGAAAGAAATTACCGGATACTCACCTGGGCAAATCATTCGTCAGGAATTGATTTTTGAAGCCAAAAGAAAGTTAGCAAACACCACCCTCACAACTGCAGAAATTGCCTATTCACTTAACTTTGAAGATGCCTCGTATTTCAGTCGCTTTTTCAAACGAGAAACAGGAATAAGCCCCCTTAAATTTAGAGAAGAAATCATGATAAAATACCAGTTCTCGGGCTAGTTATATAGTGGCTGCAAGAAAACGATCGTTTTTTCTGTCTTTGATAAGAAACGAACATGAATTTTAGCATTCTAAAATACACACAGAAGAATGATTAAAATTCATCGGGAGTTCCATATGACCATTGAAAGACAAATTATAATCATATGAAAGCTTCAAAGACAAGGCTTTCGATACTTTTGAAACCAAGGAGTTTACAGATTGTAAATGACTGTTTCAAAAATGAGAAACTGTTGAAAAGTACCATCTTTCCAGTCTTTAACCCCTTACCTCCCCTTCTTTGAAAACCTATTTTTGCATTATAAATTTTAAGCATACAAAAATGAAATACAAAGTCACCGTAGAAGAAATGTCGGGAGATAACAAATTAATCTTTGAAACCGAAAATCAAGAAAATATATTAAGAATCGTCGAAAAACTAAAGCAACACCCCAACGTGGATAAAGAAGATGCAGCAGCATTTGGCGTAGGACTAAAATTACTTTCCACTATTATATTAAAAAACAAAAATACACCTTTATTTAAGGACTTCCTACCTCATTTTAAGGATTTTATGAAGACATTAAAAGGAAGTATGACAAAATAAGTGCGCACATCATTTTTTATAGCAACATTTAAATCAAATACCATGTTAACAACAATTGTCAAAAAGATATCTACTAAAATAGAACTCACAACAATAGAAAAAGAAGCTCCCGAAACCTACACTTTCAAGTTTAAGGTACCCGACAAGATAAAATGGGAACCGGGAGCTTATGCACATTTTTTGAACAATGACCTAAGCAATGGGCAAAAAGTATCCAAAAAGGAGGTACGTGAATTTTCAATAATGACCCATCCCGATGAAAAAACACTGGGTTTTACAACACGTATACGTCAGGACGCATCTAACTTTAAGTCAGGACTACTAAAACTTAAACCTGGAGACAAGATACGTATGTTTAAAATGGGTAACCACCTCAAAAGCAAGCACTCCCCAAACCACAGGGTATTTATAAGCATGGGAGTAGGAATAGCGACTTTCAGACCTTTTATTTTGGAACAGCAAAAAGACACTGCATCCGAACAGTTAATAACCAACATTAACATTGACCGCAGCGGTGAATTTGTCTACGCCAGTGAGTTGAATAAATATGCAAACCCCCAACTCAAGAATATATTTGTGACTAAGCGGGATGACCTTTATAAAAATATAGAACAATGCACATCTCATCCCCACAACACTTACTATGTAGTAGGTTCCCAAACATTTAATGAGGCAATCGGCAAATATTTAAAAGAACAAAACATACCTGAACGCCAAATTATTTTTGACAAACATTCCTAGTTATATAAGGCGAGTTGTTTGAGTTGTTAGAGTTGGCAACTTATTTAAGTTATTGATTTAAAAGACTTATGGAGGTGATATTCAATTTTAAAAACAATACCGGATGGAATTATTACCCCAAAGCTGTATTAAAAAACCTATTACAAAGTTTATACTTTAAGGTGTTTATGATTTCCGCTTCGCTCCAATTTTTCTACAGCAGAAAAAAATAAACAAAAAAAAACGCCACCGCTGACCTCAAAAAGCATAAATAAGCGCAGAAAGCAAATTCACTGCGCTCAAACAAACTACTTCTTCTTTTTTTTACGTCTCTTCAATAGGCTTTGCTCATGTTCGTTCATTAGCGATTTCCAGTCGGCATGACTTTCTGCGGAAAAATCGATGGTCTGCGAATAATCATCCCGATCCATTTCAAGGCGTTTAATCGGCTTACCCAAAA comes from the Saccharicrinis fermentans DSM 9555 = JCM 21142 genome and includes:
- a CDS encoding DUF3861 domain-containing protein — encoded protein: MKYKVTVEEMSGDNKLIFETENQENILRIVEKLKQHPNVDKEDAAAFGVGLKLLSTIILKNKNTPLFKDFLPHFKDFMKTLKGSMTK
- a CDS encoding ferredoxin reductase domain-containing protein, translated to MLTTIVKKISTKIELTTIEKEAPETYTFKFKVPDKIKWEPGAYAHFLNNDLSNGQKVSKKEVREFSIMTHPDEKTLGFTTRIRQDASNFKSGLLKLKPGDKIRMFKMGNHLKSKHSPNHRVFISMGVGIATFRPFILEQQKDTASEQLITNINIDRSGEFVYASELNKYANPQLKNIFVTKRDDLYKNIEQCTSHPHNTYYVVGSQTFNEAIGKYLKEQNIPERQIIFDKHS
- a CDS encoding helix-turn-helix domain-containing protein — its product is MNKKNIPFHRYSDTHKHVSIINGNPALSIDPDFPFVLTQFNYMEHEALSAQAHRHDYYEILFIEEGEGQHIIDFEAYNVKAPSYFFISKGQVHFWKHIKSLKGKALLFPREFLISPATNVRTESDLLSFDSLNKAPQLSIDESDLPKLQELLKCIEEEFNMQSGRSLSVIRSFIHILLIQLLRIYNEEHIENLLDTTHTMVRKFRQLVSDHFLNIRSVQEYAHMIGISTSHLRDSVKEITGYSPGQIIRQELIFEAKRKLANTTLTTAEIAYSLNFEDASYFSRFFKRETGISPLKFREEIMIKYQFSG